In Gordonia crocea, the following are encoded in one genomic region:
- the ilvN gene encoding acetolactate synthase small subunit, whose amino-acid sequence MTTHTLSVLVEDRPGVLARVSGLFSRRGFNIASLAVGPTEIKGMSRMTIMVEVADFPLEQVTKQLNKLVNVIKIVEQDPTQSVSRELVMIKVRADAAQRGEVLQIVDLFRAHIIDVAPESVTVEATGTNEKLDALLRMLDPYGIREIAQSGAVTLGRGPRSMSTNR is encoded by the coding sequence GTGACCACGCATACGCTTTCGGTCTTGGTCGAGGACCGTCCGGGTGTTCTCGCCCGCGTGTCGGGATTGTTCTCCCGGCGCGGCTTCAACATCGCGTCGCTGGCCGTCGGCCCGACCGAGATCAAGGGCATGTCCCGGATGACGATCATGGTCGAGGTGGCAGACTTCCCCCTCGAGCAGGTGACCAAGCAGCTCAACAAGCTGGTCAACGTCATCAAGATCGTCGAGCAGGACCCGACCCAGTCGGTCAGCCGCGAGCTCGTGATGATCAAGGTCCGTGCCGATGCCGCCCAGCGCGGCGAAGTCTTGCAGATCGTCGATCTGTTCCGCGCCCACATCATCGACGTGGCGCCGGAGTCGGTGACCGTCGAGGCGACGGGCACGAATGAAAAACTGGATGCGCTCTTGCGGATGCTGGACCCGTATGGGATCCGCGAGATCGCGCAGTCCGGGGCCGTCACCCTCGGCCGCGGTCCGCGAAGCATGTCCACCAACCGGTAG
- the ilvC gene encoding ketol-acid reductoisomerase: protein MFYDDDADLSIIQGRKVAVIGYGSQGHAHSLSLRDSGVDVAIGLREGSASRAKAEEQGLKVMTAAEAAAWADVIMLLAPDTSQAKIFTEDIEPNLKDGDALFFGHGLNIHFELIKAPENVTVAMVAPKGPGHLVRRQFVDGKGVPALIAVHQDPKGEGQALALSYAKGIGGTRAGVIKTTFKEETETDLFGEQAVLCGGTEELVKTGFEVMVEAGYAPEMAYFEVLHELKLIVDLMYEGGIARMNYSVSDTAEFGGYLSGPRVIDAGTKERMKEILADIQSGEFTRRLVANVENGNKELEELRKQNAEHPIEVTGKKLRDLMSWVDRPITETA from the coding sequence ATGTTCTACGACGACGATGCCGACCTGTCGATCATCCAGGGCCGCAAGGTCGCGGTGATCGGCTACGGCAGCCAGGGGCATGCGCATTCGCTGTCGCTGCGCGACTCGGGCGTCGACGTCGCCATCGGCCTGCGCGAGGGCTCGGCGTCGCGCGCCAAGGCCGAGGAGCAGGGCCTCAAGGTCATGACCGCGGCGGAGGCGGCGGCCTGGGCCGACGTCATCATGCTGCTCGCGCCGGACACCAGCCAGGCCAAGATCTTCACCGAGGACATCGAGCCGAACCTCAAGGACGGCGACGCGCTGTTCTTCGGCCACGGCCTCAACATCCACTTCGAGCTGATCAAGGCCCCGGAGAACGTCACCGTGGCCATGGTCGCGCCGAAGGGCCCGGGCCACCTGGTCCGCCGCCAGTTCGTCGACGGCAAGGGTGTGCCCGCGCTGATCGCCGTGCACCAGGACCCGAAGGGGGAGGGCCAGGCCCTCGCGCTGTCGTACGCCAAGGGCATCGGCGGCACCCGGGCGGGCGTCATCAAGACCACGTTCAAGGAAGAGACCGAGACCGACTTGTTCGGTGAGCAGGCCGTGCTCTGCGGTGGTACCGAGGAACTGGTCAAGACCGGCTTCGAGGTCATGGTCGAGGCCGGGTACGCCCCGGAGATGGCCTACTTCGAGGTTCTCCACGAGCTGAAGCTGATCGTCGACCTCATGTACGAGGGCGGCATCGCGCGGATGAACTACTCGGTCTCCGACACCGCCGAGTTCGGCGGCTACCTCTCCGGCCCGCGCGTCATCGACGCCGGCACCAAGGAGCGGATGAAGGAGATCCTGGCCGACATCCAGTCCGGCGAGTTCACCCGCCGCCTCGTTGCCAACGTCGAGAACGGCAACAAGGAGCTGGAGGAGCTGCGCAAGCAGAACGCCGAGCACCCCATCGAGGTCACCGGTAAGAAGCTGCGCGACCTGATGAGCTGGGTCGACCGCCCGATCACCGAGACCGCCTAG
- a CDS encoding serine protease — translation MTRKLTAVFAVMAALVLGGLGSSAALAAPQVPVGAGSGILVLKGGSSAAACTLTAIGRSRNGNKLIGITAGHCGTPSQRVYSEVFQNRGQIGTITYSAADLDMAIIEFNGNVGPRRTNRGLTITQIDPRPVQFPTIMCKTGRTTGQTCGVAWASDNKSHFSQMCVIEGDSGAPVTVGSRLVGMVNAYYFTACIGPETGTNIGPIMNRIARTQYGGFRLI, via the coding sequence ATGACACGGAAGCTGACCGCCGTTTTTGCGGTCATGGCCGCGCTTGTGCTCGGCGGACTGGGGAGCAGCGCAGCGTTGGCCGCCCCGCAAGTCCCGGTGGGCGCCGGGTCGGGCATCTTGGTCCTCAAGGGCGGCTCGTCGGCAGCGGCGTGCACGCTGACCGCCATCGGCCGTTCCCGTAACGGAAACAAGTTGATCGGTATCACCGCCGGACACTGCGGAACGCCCAGCCAGCGGGTCTACTCCGAGGTGTTCCAGAACCGCGGCCAGATCGGCACGATCACCTACTCCGCCGCCGACCTGGACATGGCCATCATCGAGTTCAACGGCAACGTCGGCCCGCGCCGCACCAACCGCGGCTTGACCATCACCCAGATCGACCCGCGCCCGGTCCAGTTCCCGACGATCATGTGCAAGACCGGCCGCACCACCGGCCAGACCTGTGGCGTCGCATGGGCCTCCGACAACAAGTCGCACTTCTCCCAGATGTGCGTCATCGAGGGCGACTCGGGCGCACCGGTGACCGTCGGCAGCCGGCTCGTCGGCATGGTCAACGCCTACTACTTCACCGCCTGCATCGGCCCGGAGACCGGCACCAACATCGGCCCGATCATGAACCGGATCGCTCGCACCCAGTACGGCGGCTTCCGCCTCATCTGA
- the serA gene encoding phosphoglycerate dehydrogenase yields the protein MTAAGRPVVLIADKLAPSTVEALGDEVEVRWVDGPDRPKLLEAVGEADALLVRSATTVDAEVLAAAPNLKIVARAGVGLDNVDVPAATERGVMVVNAPTSNIHSAAEHAIALLMATARQVPAADATLKEHTWKRSSFSGVELFDKTVGVVGLGRIGQLVAARLGAFETKIIAYDPYVSAARAAQLGIELVTLDELLERADFITVHLPKTPETAGLIGADQLAKTRKGVIIINAARGGLIDEQALADAITSGQVRGAGLDVFNSEPCTDSPLFELDQVVVTPHLGASTAEAQDRAGTDVAKSVRLALAGQFVPDAVNITGGAVDDEVAPWLELTRKLGVMVGAISADVPATVTVDVRGELAANSVDVLGLSALRGVFSATTDEPVTFVNAPSVAQTRGVTSEVTRATESPNHRSVVDVRAVFPDGSTHNVAGTLSGPREVEKIVNINGRNFDLRAEGHNLVLSYADKPGSLGKIATALGEEGVDIQAAALSQDASGEGATVMLRVDRELSDELVGKIGKSVEANLVKQVDLS from the coding sequence GTGACCGCAGCTGGCCGTCCAGTTGTCCTTATTGCCGACAAGTTGGCCCCTTCGACCGTCGAGGCGCTCGGCGATGAAGTCGAGGTGCGGTGGGTCGACGGCCCGGATCGGCCCAAGCTTCTCGAGGCCGTCGGTGAAGCCGATGCCCTGCTGGTGCGCTCGGCCACGACGGTCGACGCCGAGGTCCTCGCCGCGGCACCCAACCTGAAGATCGTCGCCCGCGCAGGCGTCGGGCTCGACAATGTCGACGTCCCGGCCGCGACCGAGCGCGGGGTGATGGTGGTCAACGCCCCGACGTCGAACATCCACTCCGCGGCCGAGCACGCGATCGCCCTGCTGATGGCCACCGCCCGGCAGGTACCCGCCGCCGACGCCACCCTCAAGGAGCACACCTGGAAGCGCTCGTCGTTCTCCGGTGTCGAGCTCTTCGACAAAACCGTCGGCGTGGTCGGCCTCGGCCGCATCGGCCAGTTGGTCGCCGCGCGACTGGGCGCCTTCGAGACCAAGATCATCGCGTACGACCCCTACGTGTCCGCGGCCCGCGCCGCGCAGCTGGGCATTGAACTCGTCACGCTCGACGAGCTGCTGGAACGGGCGGACTTCATTACCGTCCACCTGCCCAAGACGCCGGAGACGGCCGGACTGATCGGTGCCGACCAGCTGGCCAAGACCCGGAAGGGCGTCATCATCATCAACGCCGCGCGCGGCGGGCTGATCGACGAGCAAGCCCTGGCCGACGCCATCACCTCCGGCCAGGTCCGCGGCGCCGGCCTGGACGTCTTCAACAGCGAGCCGTGCACCGATTCGCCGCTGTTCGAGCTGGATCAGGTTGTCGTGACCCCGCACCTGGGCGCATCGACCGCCGAGGCGCAGGACCGTGCCGGCACCGACGTCGCCAAGAGCGTCCGCCTCGCCCTGGCTGGACAGTTCGTGCCCGACGCGGTGAACATCACCGGCGGCGCCGTCGACGACGAGGTCGCGCCGTGGCTCGAACTCACCCGCAAGCTCGGCGTCATGGTGGGCGCCATCAGCGCCGACGTGCCGGCGACGGTCACCGTCGACGTCCGCGGCGAGCTGGCCGCGAACAGTGTCGACGTCTTGGGCCTCTCTGCTTTGCGCGGGGTGTTCTCGGCGACGACCGATGAGCCGGTCACCTTCGTCAACGCGCCGTCGGTGGCACAGACCCGCGGGGTGACCAGCGAGGTCACCCGCGCGACCGAGAGCCCGAACCACCGCAGCGTCGTCGACGTGCGGGCGGTGTTCCCGGACGGCTCGACCCACAACGTCGCCGGCACCCTGTCGGGCCCGCGCGAGGTGGAGAAGATCGTCAACATCAACGGCCGCAACTTCGACCTGCGCGCCGAGGGCCACAACCTGGTCCTCAGCTACGCCGACAAGCCGGGCTCGCTGGGCAAGATCGCGACCGCCCTGGGCGAGGAGGGCGTGGACATCCAGGCCGCAGCCCTGTCGCAGGACGCGAGCGGGGAAGGCGCGACGGTCATGCTGCGCGTCGATCGCGAGCTGTCCGACGAGCTCGTCGGCAAGATCGGCAAGTCGGTCGAGGCAAACCTGGTCAAGCAGGTGGATCTGTCGTGA
- a CDS encoding 3-isopropylmalate dehydrogenase, with product MKLAVIPGDGIGPEVVAQALRILEKLDPDLSTTEYDFGARRYHATGELLTDADLASLREHDAILLGAIGDPSVPSGVLERGFLLKLRFAMDHHVNLRPSVLLAGVSSPLAGAGSGASGPNQPGDPSIDFVVVREGTEGPYTGNGGAIRVGTPHEVATEVSVNTRFGIERVVRDAFARAQARGKKLTLVHKTNVLTFAGSMWQRTVDEVGAEFPDVVTDYCHVDAAMIYLVTDPSRFDVIVTDNLFGDIVTDLAAAVTGGIGLAASGNIDATGANPSMFEPVHGSAPDIAGQGKADPTAAILSAALLLRHLGREADAVRVEQAVAADVAERGDGPVNTVEVGDRILARV from the coding sequence GTGAAACTCGCGGTCATCCCCGGTGACGGGATCGGTCCCGAGGTCGTCGCCCAGGCGCTGCGGATCCTCGAGAAGCTCGACCCCGACCTGAGCACCACCGAGTACGACTTCGGTGCCCGCCGCTACCACGCGACCGGGGAGCTGCTCACCGACGCGGATCTGGCCTCGCTGCGCGAGCACGACGCCATCCTGCTGGGTGCGATCGGTGACCCGAGCGTGCCGTCGGGAGTGTTGGAGCGCGGCTTCCTGCTGAAGCTGCGGTTCGCCATGGACCACCATGTCAACCTGCGGCCGTCGGTGCTGCTGGCCGGGGTGTCGTCGCCGTTGGCCGGCGCCGGGAGCGGAGCGAGCGGGCCGAATCAACCCGGCGATCCGTCGATCGACTTCGTCGTCGTGCGCGAGGGCACCGAGGGGCCGTACACCGGCAACGGCGGTGCGATCCGGGTCGGGACCCCGCACGAGGTGGCGACCGAGGTGAGCGTCAACACGCGATTCGGCATCGAGCGCGTCGTCCGGGATGCGTTCGCCCGGGCGCAGGCCCGCGGCAAGAAGCTGACCCTGGTGCACAAGACCAACGTGCTCACCTTTGCCGGCTCGATGTGGCAGCGCACCGTCGACGAGGTCGGGGCGGAGTTCCCCGACGTCGTTACTGACTACTGCCACGTCGATGCGGCGATGATCTACCTGGTGACCGATCCGTCGCGGTTTGACGTCATCGTGACCGACAACCTGTTCGGCGACATCGTCACCGACTTGGCGGCCGCGGTCACCGGCGGTATCGGTTTGGCCGCATCGGGCAATATCGATGCCACCGGTGCCAATCCGTCGATGTTCGAGCCGGTGCACGGCAGCGCGCCCGACATCGCCGGCCAGGGCAAGGCGGATCCGACCGCGGCGATCCTCTCGGCGGCGCTGTTGCTGCGCCACCTCGGCCGCGAGGCCGACGCGGTGCGCGTCGAGCAGGCGGTGGCCGCCGACGTCGCCGAGCGCGGCGACGGGCCGGTCAACACCGTCGAGGTGGGCGACCGGATCCTGGCACGCGTCTAA
- a CDS encoding DUF1648 domain-containing protein, with the protein MSADPTRTTMPRIRLITTVVGLCLGIGTLGSILIASWRHGLPDPIATHFGTSGPNGFTSTPWVIAQPLIVAAVCAGVGAALLLSDLPRAAAQWLVGFATGMAGGIVTLMVLLVEGQRGLADATKATFTPWSILVAIAVGAALGLGAARLVPRWRDALPAVDGDEPVAQLGPEERFVWTRRATSSAPVAALAVVAMLPLGAVAWATHSWLPLAAAAFTLALVAVMWSVRVTITRTAVSIRSAVGWPRITISLNDIERAEVVQVSALRDYGGYGYRIGIGGRLSGSKGFVLRSGTALLLVKRDGGREVVVVDDAATAAGLVNAVCRAG; encoded by the coding sequence ATGAGCGCCGACCCGACCCGCACGACGATGCCGAGAATCCGCCTGATCACCACAGTCGTCGGCCTCTGCCTCGGCATCGGCACCCTCGGCTCGATCCTGATCGCGTCCTGGCGCCACGGCCTCCCCGACCCGATCGCCACCCACTTCGGCACCTCCGGACCGAACGGTTTCACCTCGACACCGTGGGTGATCGCCCAGCCGTTGATCGTCGCCGCGGTGTGCGCCGGCGTCGGGGCCGCACTGTTGCTGTCCGACCTCCCGCGCGCCGCGGCCCAATGGCTCGTCGGCTTCGCCACCGGCATGGCGGGCGGAATCGTCACGCTGATGGTCCTGCTGGTCGAGGGGCAACGCGGACTGGCCGACGCCACGAAGGCCACCTTCACCCCGTGGTCGATTCTTGTCGCCATCGCAGTCGGGGCCGCCCTGGGCCTCGGTGCCGCACGACTGGTCCCCCGCTGGCGCGATGCGCTCCCCGCCGTCGACGGAGACGAACCGGTGGCGCAGCTGGGTCCGGAGGAGAGGTTCGTCTGGACCCGGCGCGCAACGTCCTCGGCGCCGGTGGCCGCACTGGCCGTGGTCGCCATGCTTCCCTTGGGCGCGGTCGCCTGGGCGACCCACAGTTGGCTGCCGCTCGCGGCGGCCGCCTTCACGCTGGCCCTCGTCGCGGTGATGTGGTCGGTGCGCGTGACCATCACCCGGACCGCGGTGTCGATCCGCTCCGCCGTGGGTTGGCCGCGAATCACCATCTCGCTCAACGATATCGAGCGCGCCGAAGTCGTCCAGGTCAGCGCCCTGCGCGACTACGGCGGCTACGGCTACCGCATCGGCATCGGCGGCCGGCTCAGCGGAAGCAAGGGATTCGTCCTGCGCTCCGGGACCGCCCTGTTACTCGTCAAGCGCGACGGCGGCCGCGAAGTCGTCGTCGTCGACGATGCCGCGACCGCCGCGGGCCTGGTGAATGCTGTCTGCCGCGCGGGTTAG
- a CDS encoding GntR family transcriptional regulator produces the protein MLIRIDPADRTALYEQVAASVRGAVARGEVAPGDRLPTAREVAALLDINMHTVLRAYQILRDEGVIELRRGRGAVIAQNAPTTAELTTAIDRLLEVARRHGVSIDALITTLTERSAP, from the coding sequence ATGCTGATTCGGATCGACCCCGCCGACCGCACCGCGCTCTACGAGCAGGTGGCGGCGTCGGTGCGCGGCGCCGTCGCCCGCGGCGAGGTGGCCCCGGGTGACCGACTGCCCACCGCGCGCGAGGTCGCCGCACTGCTCGACATCAACATGCACACCGTCTTGCGCGCGTATCAGATCCTGCGCGACGAAGGCGTCATCGAACTGCGCCGCGGCCGCGGCGCCGTCATCGCCCAGAACGCACCGACGACCGCCGAGCTCACCACCGCCATCGACCGACTACTCGAGGTCGCGCGTCGGCACGGGGTGAGCATCGATGCCCTGATCACCACCCTCACCGAAAGGAGCGCCCCATGA
- a CDS encoding MFS transporter yields the protein MTSPSPATATSTRRWVILASSLLAAMATTCLASGVAFLIPRLHQDGMSLPAASVLASAPMVGMVATTLLWGWALDRVGERTILVLSLSLTVAATVATTAASALHAPAWALWIGLFAAGAVAASTNGASGRIVVGWFPAHQRGTAMGIRQMAQPLGVGVTGLTVPVLAQRFGTTAGFVVFVVVAVVALVATVLWIVDPPHPDSPTESGGTNPYRRGSFLVRVHAVSVLLVIPQVALWTFVPAWLIIARHWPPLQVGIAVTATQVVAALGRIVAGRWSDAWGSRMRPIRIIAAAATLLMAALAATDAINSPVAVLVMVAASIVVVADNGLAFTAIAEYAGPAWSGRGLAIQNTSQYIASAASVPLIAAVIDGHGYAWAYALCALPPLIGLALVPRDPR from the coding sequence GTGACCAGCCCATCACCGGCAACCGCCACCAGCACCCGACGGTGGGTCATCCTGGCGAGTTCCCTGCTCGCAGCCATGGCCACCACCTGCCTCGCCAGTGGCGTCGCCTTTCTCATCCCCCGGCTGCACCAGGACGGGATGTCGTTGCCGGCCGCCTCGGTCCTCGCCTCGGCGCCGATGGTCGGCATGGTCGCAACCACCCTGCTGTGGGGTTGGGCACTCGACCGCGTCGGTGAGCGCACCATCCTGGTCCTGTCTTTGTCACTCACCGTCGCCGCGACAGTGGCGACGACGGCCGCCTCCGCGCTGCACGCGCCGGCGTGGGCGTTGTGGATCGGACTGTTCGCCGCGGGCGCCGTTGCCGCGTCGACGAATGGCGCCAGCGGGCGCATCGTCGTCGGCTGGTTCCCTGCGCACCAGCGCGGCACCGCGATGGGAATCCGCCAGATGGCCCAGCCGCTGGGCGTGGGCGTCACCGGCTTGACCGTCCCCGTGCTCGCCCAGCGGTTCGGCACCACCGCGGGGTTCGTCGTGTTCGTCGTCGTCGCCGTCGTCGCGCTGGTGGCAACCGTGCTGTGGATCGTCGATCCCCCGCATCCGGATTCGCCGACCGAGTCCGGCGGCACGAACCCGTACCGGCGCGGGTCCTTCTTGGTCCGCGTCCACGCCGTGAGCGTGCTGTTGGTCATCCCCCAGGTGGCGCTGTGGACCTTCGTGCCCGCCTGGCTGATCATCGCGCGCCACTGGCCGCCGTTGCAGGTCGGGATCGCGGTGACCGCCACCCAAGTCGTCGCGGCACTCGGGCGCATCGTCGCGGGGCGTTGGTCCGACGCCTGGGGGTCGCGGATGCGGCCGATCCGGATCATCGCCGCGGCCGCCACACTCCTCATGGCCGCATTGGCCGCCACCGACGCGATCAACAGCCCGGTGGCGGTGCTTGTCATGGTCGCGGCGTCGATCGTGGTCGTCGCCGACAACGGTCTGGCCTTCACCGCGATTGCCGAGTACGCCGGCCCCGCGTGGAGCGGTCGCGGCCTGGCCATCCAGAACACCAGCCAGTACATCGCCAGTGCCGCGTCGGTCCCGCTCATCGCCGCGGTCATCGACGGCCACGGCTATGCCTGGGCCTATGCCCTGTGCGCCCTGCCCCCGCTGATCGGACTGGCCCTCGTCCCCCGCGACCCCCGCTGA